In one window of Leptospira sp. GIMC2001 DNA:
- the trpA gene encoding tryptophan synthase subunit alpha — translation MESEITKKFKSTEGSLFIPYISLGDPNYEDSKRWADAIIKGGGDILELGIPFSDPVADGPVIQRAFSRAFMNPFSLEKIFATTRSIKDANPSTPLVYLTYFNPIYHMGIEKFLSAANKAGVSGFIIPDLPFDSPESHELFSKASKYAIDLIHLVTPATEKSRIHKMKKNSSGFIYYVTSFGVTGERKDFSLDLEERIQYVRKDMGLPIAAGFGISTPDQAAKISKFSDGVIIGSSIQKIIEDHGSNLEICAEKLEIYCKSIRSAMR, via the coding sequence ATGGAATCTGAGATTACCAAGAAGTTCAAGTCTACTGAGGGTTCACTTTTTATTCCCTATATTTCGCTCGGTGATCCAAATTATGAGGATAGCAAAAGATGGGCGGATGCAATCATCAAAGGCGGAGGAGATATTTTAGAATTGGGAATTCCTTTTTCTGATCCTGTCGCAGATGGACCTGTGATCCAAAGAGCTTTCTCTCGTGCTTTCATGAATCCTTTTAGTTTGGAGAAAATTTTTGCAACGACTCGATCTATCAAAGATGCGAATCCTTCGACTCCGTTGGTTTATCTGACTTATTTCAATCCTATCTATCATATGGGGATCGAGAAATTTCTATCTGCTGCGAACAAGGCTGGAGTTTCCGGATTTATCATTCCAGATCTGCCATTTGATTCACCTGAGAGTCACGAACTTTTTTCCAAAGCTTCCAAATATGCAATCGATCTCATACATTTGGTAACTCCGGCAACAGAAAAAAGTCGAATCCACAAAATGAAAAAGAATTCATCTGGTTTTATCTATTACGTAACATCATTCGGAGTTACTGGTGAACGAAAAGACTTCTCTCTGGATTTAGAAGAAAGGATTCAATATGTACGCAAGGACATGGGTTTACCAATCGCTGCAGGTTTTGGAATTTCAACTCCTGACCAAGCTGCCAAAATTTCTAAATTTTCTGATGGCGTCATTATTGGATCTTCCATTCAAAAAATTATTGAGGATCATGGTTCAAATCTGGAAATTTGCGCAGAAAAATTAGAAATCTATTGCAAATCTATTCGATCAGCAATGCGATAA